In Chelonia mydas isolate rCheMyd1 chromosome 28, rCheMyd1.pri.v2, whole genome shotgun sequence, a single window of DNA contains:
- the TMEM107 gene encoding transmembrane protein 107 isoform X2 — protein sequence MALVSGLVPARFLTLTAHLVLVVTLFWSRDNNVLASLPLQYSQQQYERQDLELVVALSVTLGLFAVELAGFFSGVSMFNNTQSLLSIGAHAAAAVALLFFLFDQWDSSLYWWIFAFCSALPAAFEILLFVSVFGFKRKPL from the exons ATGGCGCTGGTCAGCGGGCTGGTGCCGGCCCGGTTCCTGACCCTCACGGCCCACCTCGTGCTCGTCGTCACCCTCTTCTGGTCGCGG GACAACAACGTCCTCGCCTCGCTGCCCCTGCAGTACAGCCAGCAACAGTACGAGCGCCAGGACCTGGA GCTGGTGGTGGCCCTGTCAGTGACGCTGGGCTTGTTCGCCGTGGAGCTGGCCGGCTTCTTCTCCGGGGTGTCCATGTTCAACAACACGCAGAGTCTGCTCT ccatcGGGGCCCACGCTGCCGCTGCCGTggccctcctcttcttcctcttcgaCCAGTGGGACAGCAGCCTCTACTGGTGGATCTTTGCCTTCTGCAG CGCCCTGCCCGCGGCCTTCGAGATCCTGCTCTTCGTGTCCGTCTTCGGGTTCAAGAGGAAGCCCCTGTGA
- the TMEM107 gene encoding transmembrane protein 107 isoform X1, with product MALVSGLVPARFLTLTAHLVLVVTLFWSRDNNVLASLPLQYSQQQYERQDLELVVALSVTLGLFAVELAGFFSGVSMFNNTQSLLSLAAHCSASICLSFFVLERWESATYWYILAFCSALPAAFEILLFVSVFGFKRKPL from the exons ATGGCGCTGGTCAGCGGGCTGGTGCCGGCCCGGTTCCTGACCCTCACGGCCCACCTCGTGCTCGTCGTCACCCTCTTCTGGTCGCGG GACAACAACGTCCTCGCCTCGCTGCCCCTGCAGTACAGCCAGCAACAGTACGAGCGCCAGGACCTGGA GCTGGTGGTGGCCCTGTCAGTGACGCTGGGCTTGTTCGCCGTGGAGCTGGCCGGCTTCTTCTCCGGGGTGTCCATGTTCAACAACACGCAGAGTCTGCTCT cactggccGCTCACTGCAGTGCCTCCATCTGCCTCTCCTTCTTCGtcctggagcgctgggagagcgccACCTACTGGTACATCCTGGCCTTCTGCAG CGCCCTGCCCGCGGCCTTCGAGATCCTGCTCTTCGTGTCCGTCTTCGGGTTCAAGAGGAAGCCCCTGTGA